The genomic region GGCGGCGCTCAGGGCCGCTTTGGCGTCCTTGCCGGCGTAGATGGCTGCCTCGGCTTTGCCCACCTGATCTGTGACGACGGGGTAGCCTGCCGTCACCGGCCGGGTGACGCTGACGCAGGTGTCGCCGATCTGGTCCTCGGTGCCGCAGGCCTTGCTTAGCTGATCGCCGAGGAGCTGCAGCTGCTTTCCGGGGCCGTAGAGAGTGGATGCGGCCAGCGCGGTCTTGGTGGCGGGAGGGGCGCCATTGGCGTCGGTGTAGGTGCTGACGCTCTGGTCAGTCATCAGGAAGTCCAGAAACTTCCCGGCCGCGGAGCCGTTCTTGGTGGTGGCGCCCATGCCCCAGGCGAAGGTTCCGGATGCGGTCTTGGTGCCCTTGCCGAAGTTCGGCAGGGGGATGGAGACGAGATCGCTGCCCAGGGCTTTGTATGTCGGGTAGGTCCAGTGACCAACCCAGCTCAAAGCGACGCGTCCGCTCGTGAAGGCGAGTCCGTCTGCGTTCGGGTCAGTGTATTTCTTCCAGCTGGCGAACTGTGTCAGGGACTTCACGTTGGCATCTGAGTCCAGCGCTCCGGATGCTTTGTTGTCCTTGAGCATGGTGCCGCCGCCGGACCAGATGACCGGGCCCGCCGAACAGCAGGTTCCCCATTCGCCGGCAAAGCCGTACTGCTCCGAAAGATCCAGCGGCTTGCCGCCCGGAACCACCGTGACGAGCTTGTCCAGAACTCCCGTGAACTCGTCAGCGGCCAAGCCTTTTCAGGAGTGGTGGGGTAGGCAACGCCGGCGGCGTCCAGGAGTTTCTTGTTGCCCCACAGTGCAAGGCCGGCGTTCATCATGCCCACGCCATAGACGGCATCATCGACAGTGTTCTGCGATTTGATGGAGTCGGTCTGGTTCGACAGCGTCGCGTCGGACACGGAGCCTTTCAGCGGGGCCATTTTGCCGTTGTAGACGAAGCTGGCCAAGGTGGGCCCGTCGAAGTCAAGGACATCGGGCAAATCACCCGGGGCTGCGGAGTTGACGGCTTTGGTGTACTGGTCGGAGGGAAAGAGTTTGAGATTCACTTTGATCTTGCTCTGGGAGCTCTCGAAGTTCGAGATGATCTTCTTCAACGCGTCGTTCTCAGCCGCCTGGCCGTCGACCGCCCAAACATTAATCGTGCCCTCGCCCGAGCCAGCCACGACGGTGGCTCCGGTACTGCCGGTGCTGCTGGCTCCCGGGCCGCCGCAGCCGGTGAGCGCCACGGCTGCGATAGAGACAGCGGCAGCCGCGGCGAGGATCCGCGCCCCGCTCGGTGATTTCGGAATGGTCATCATTGATCCCTTCGGAGAAGCTGAAATTTTCTGGAATGCGTGCAAAATGCCTGGATATCGTCAGGCGAGAAACGTGAGGAGGATCACTGCTCATGGGCTCAAAAGTGAGTCTACCCGGGTAGACTCTGTCGTGCAAGGGGCTCATTGAGACCCACAAATGCTGGTTAAGTTCGGCAAGAAAGCTGGTCAACGCGGGTAGACTACTGAGAACAAGGGAGTGGAAGGTGGTCTACATGGCAAATCCGCAGGTACAGGCCGGAACCGGAAGGGTAACGCGAACCGATGTTGCCCGCTATGCGGGGGTCAGCACGGCAGTTGTCAGCTACGTCATCAACGGCGGCCCCAAGCCGGTCGCGGCAACAACTGCGGCCCGGGTGCGCGAAGCCATCAAGGCGCTGCACTACCAGCCCAACGCAACCGCCCGCGCCCTGACAATAGGTTCCGCGCGGCTGTTGGGGATGATCGTCCCCGACAGCACCAACCCCTATTTCGCCGAGCTCACTGACGCCATCGCGCAGGCGGCCGGATCCCGCGGGTACGCACTCCTGGCCGCCAACTCCCGCACGGACGCCGACACCGAGCGCCAAAATACCCTCAACCTCGTATCACGCCAGGTCGACGCGATCATCCTCGCCACCGTGCTCAGCCCAAGTGAAGTCGCCGCCATGCCGGTCCAAGGGATTCGGAGGGTCCTGATTGACCAGTCCAGCGCCGTGCACGGCATCCCCACGATCAGTACCGACTTTGAACAGGGAGCCGCAATCGGAGTGCAGCACCTGATCGGCCATGGCCACAAGGACATTGCCATTCTGGTCGGCAAAGACATCGACCCCTCCCGCGTGGACCCACGACATAACGGCTGGAAGAAGGCACTGCACGAGGCAGGCCTGCCCGAGGGGCCCGCGGAATTCACCGACTTCACGAGGCAGGGCGGCTACGAAGCCACCCGTCGACTGCTTGATCTGCCGAAGCTGCCCACGGCCATCTTTGCTAGCTCCGACCTGCTGGCAGTAGGCGCACTGCGTGCCATCCACGAAGCCGGCCTGTCCATTCCAAAGGACATCGCCGTCGTCTCGTTCGACGGAACCTCCGAATCGGAATTCAGCTGGCCTCAGCTCACGACTGTCCGGCAACCCATCAACCGAATCGCAGATGCAGTCCTCGAAGCAGCCCTCTCGCCCAAGAACACAGACGGGAAGATCCAGCTCCTGCCCACGGAGCTCATCATCCGCCGCTCCTGTGGCTGCTGACGAGCCCGTTGAGCAGATCCACGTTGTGCCTCAACTGCCCCTGCACCTGAACGGGCCGCCAGGCGACACCACCTGGTCATCACTCTCACTCTGCCGGACGGCGCTGCTACCGCGCCCATTGTCGGCGGGGTCGGAGACATGTACGGCAAACGTCGGCTACGGACCGCGCGCAGTTGGTCGCTAGGCATAGGTGACAGGTCTGGCCTGACTGATGCTGCGGTTGTGGGCGACGCATCAGGACATCCCGCCCTCGGAGCTTTTCCGGCGGAGGGCCTCTGCCGTGCCAGGTCCGGCGGCGGAGGCGCCCATTGTGGCGACGGAGCTGACTGCGCTCCTACCGGTTCACTCGCACGGCACTGGCTGTCGGGTAGCTGTGTCACGTGCAACCTTAGACGGCGGGGTCCCGCCGCTGCCGCGGCCGGTGCTTACCCTCTTATCGTCCAGTCAATGGGGTCGGCTCGCATCGTCCGCATGGACTGATCCATCGACCGCACTCGCAGTAGATGGATCAGGAGGCGAGACATGCCCCGTATGCGTGGGCGACCAGCTGGGCGCGGTCTCTGGCTCCTACCGTGGCCATGAGGTCCTTGACGACTGGCGCCTGCCGATCCACGACCGCAGGCGACTGGTGGACACCGGTGTTAGTGCGAGCACTTGATTGCGTCAGCGAGACAGCAGCACGCCGACCTGGGCCCGGATGTCCTGAACAATATCGTCGATGCTCAAGGCGGCGTTCACGCTCGCCGCCATGCTGAGGAACATGATCGCGGTGACGATGCGGGCCATCGTTGCGGCATCACCCGCACCGGCCTGCTCGTGCCTGCCCAGGACGGCGGCGGTGGCCTCCTCGGTCTGCGCGACGATGGACAGAGCTTCGCTGTGTCGAGGCTCCTCGGGATCGCCGAAGACCATCTCCCGCAGGTAAGTGCGTCCGTTGTCGACCTGGATGCGGTTGCATTCCACGATTGGCTGGACGATGGCCATCACCGCATCGAGGACATCCGGTATGGTTTCGGCATCCGCCCGACCCTGCTGGAGTGCTTCGGCGTAGAGTGCGTTCTGCACGAGCAGCAGGAGTTCACCTTTGGACTTGGCGTAGAGAAACAGGGTCCCGGTGCCGATGTCCGCCTTGTCGGCGATCTGCTGGGTCGTGACATCCTCGATGCCGTGCTCGGCGAACAGCTCGCTGGCTGCCGCGGTGATACGGTCCAGCTTTTGTTGCTTGTTTCGCTCACGCCGTCCGACCGGCTGGGAGGCGAGAGACATGATGGATCCTCCGGGAATATATTCTGACTGCACTCAGTTTTGAGTATAGTCATTACTGTAGCGGGTTGAACTCTTCGCTAATTCTCCCACGCCGTTGGGGGCTGCAACGGTCCACCCGGGTGGTAATGGCCGATTACCCATCAATACAAAGGACTATGCACTCATGACCACGTCATCCACGCTCTGGCAGCCATTCACCCTCGGCAAAGTGGAGCTGCCGCACCGGCTCGCGCTGGCCCCGCTGACCCGGAGCCGTGCGAACCCGGACGGCACCCCCGGGGAACTGGCCGCAGAGTACTATGGCCAGCGCGCCTCGCTCGGGCTGATCATCACGGAGGGCACACAGCCCTCCGAGGACGGCCAGGGCTACTTGAACACCCCCGGCATCTACACTCCCGAACACATCGAGGGATGGCGAAAGATCGCCGACACAGTGCACGCCGGCGGCGGAGCGCTGTTCATCCAACTGATGCACGTCGGCCGCATGTCGCACCCGGACAACACCCCGCACCACCGTCGGCCTGTGGGCCCGTCCGCGATCTCGGCCGAGCAGGACATTTTCACTCCGACAGGCCCGCAGAAGACCCCGGTGCCGCGTGAGTTGGGCGCCCACGATATCCAGGCCACCATCGCCGGGTTCCGCCAGGCGGCAGCCTCCGCTATTGCAGCGGGAGCGGACGGCGTGGAGATCCACGGCGCGAACGGGTACCTGCTGCACCAGTTTCTCTCGCCGAACTCGAATCACCGCACGGACGAATACGGCGGATCGGTGGAGAACCGGTCCCGGTTCGTCGTCGCGGTCGCCCGCGCGGTGGCCGAGGAGATCGGGGCAGAGCGGACCGGCATCCGGATTTCACCGGCGTTCCCGCTGGGCGGAATCAACGAAGGGGACCCCGCGGACGTCCGGACACAGTACCGCCACCTGGTCGGCGAACTCGCCACCCTGAACCTTGCGTACCTGCACGTACACCACCTCGGTGACGACGAACTGCTTCGGTCCTTCCGCGACACGTGGCCTGCTGCCATCCTCGTCGTCCGGTATGGGCGCGAACGCGAGCAGATTGCCGACGACATCGACGCCGGGCTCGCGGACATCGCGCCGCTGGGCCGATTCGCCCTGGCGAACCCCGACATTGTTCAGCGCCTGCGCACCGGCGCACCGCTGAACGAGCTGGACCCGGGCACCCTGTACGGCGGCGGCGCGGCCGGGTACACCGACTACCCGGCCCTGGCACACGCCTAATCGTCTGCCGCGGGCCGTCCGCCACCGACCTCACCCAACCCACACCCCTCAGAAAGAAGAAACAGCCATGCCATCACTCAACGGAGCAGTCGTCCTCATCACCGGAGCCAACGGCGGAATCGGCACGCAGTTCGTGCACGAAGCCCTCGCACGGGGAGCTGCAAAGGTTTATGCCTCCGTCCGCACCCCCCGCACTTGGAACGACGAACGCATCGTTCCACTCGCCCTGGACGTCACCGACTCCGCCTCCATCCAGGCAGCGGTCGAGGCGGCACCGGACGTGACCGTGCTGATCAACAACGCCGGCGCGTCGGTTCCCAGTGCCGGGATCCTCACTCACACGGACGAGGAGATCCGCCGGAACGTCGAGACGAACTTCCTCGGACCTCTCTTCGTCGCCCGCGCGTTCGCTCCGGTCCTGTCGGCGAAGGACGAAGCGACGATCATCGACATCCACTCGGCCCTGAGCTGGTACGCCGTCGCCGGCATCTACAGCGCCACCAAAGCCGCCCTCTGGTCAGCGACCAACTCCCTCCGCCTCGAACTCGCCCCCGCCGGCGTGCACGTCGTCGGCGTCCACGTCGCATACGTCGACACCGCGATGGCCGCGCACGCCACCGACCCGAAGCTCGACCCGGCCGTGCTGGTGCGCACCGTGTTCGACGCCACCGAGGCGGGGGAGTACGAGGTCCTCGCCGACGACACGTCTGTCCAGCTCAAGGCCGGACTCAGCGCCCCCCTCGAAGCGGTCTACCCGCAGTTGGTGGACGCGAACGCATAAGCGAACATCCGGCGCCACCGCGTTCACCAAAAGTGGGCGCGGTGGCATCACCCCTGCCCAAGGACGCCGCGGCCCACGATGCCTAAGAGACGACGGAACGGGTGGGGAGTGTAAGAATAAGGGTGGATCCGGGGTTGGCCTGACACGCCGGGGTAGTCACCAGCCAGAGGCCGCGTCAGGGGTGGCGATACGTTTGCTCACCGTGCTGATGCGTTTGTGCGGGCCCTGTTCGAGCCGGCCAGCGCGACGAGGCCCCACGCCAATGGCTCTGCCCGCCCGTAGTCACGGGCGGGCAGCGCCATTGTGTCTTTCTACTCTGTTGGCGGGATCTTGTCAGGTGCGTGCTGGTCGGTGGGCGAGGAATTCTACGGCGACGGGGGAGAACCTGTCGTGGAACTGGAAGATGCCGCCGTGGCCCGAGCCGGGGTAGATGATCAGCTCGGATTCCTGGATGCGCCGGTGCAGGTCCTCGGACAGGATCGACGGCACCATGCGGTCGTTGTCGCCGTTGGCGATGAGGGTGGGGTGAGTGAGCTTCGACAGGTCCGACGGCGCGGAGCGGCCGAACTTCTGGATTGCCTTCAGCTGCGTCTGGAAGGCTTTGGTGCTGATCGGCTTGTCGCGGTTGACCGTGCGCTCCTGCAGGCGCTTGATGAACGCCTTCGCGGTCCGCTTGCCGGTGGCGTTGCGGTTAAAGAACAGGAACTCCTTCGGGTCCGCGCGCGTCAGGGTCGCGCGAAGGAGGTCCCAGTAGGTCGTGCTGACCACCCTGTCGATGTCCTTGCCGCCCCGCGGCCCGGTACCGGCCAGCACGAGCTTACGGACAAGGTCGGGATGCTTGAGGACCAGGTCCTGGGCGATCATGCCGCCCATTGAGAAGGAGAAGATGTCGATCGTGTCGAACCCGAGGGCCTTGATGAAGGTATAGGCGTCATCGGCCATCGCCTCGATGCTGTCGGGAACCTTTCCGGTGGAGGCGCCGACACCGCGCTGGTCGAAGGTGATGACGTGGCGGTTCGTCGCGATGGGCTCGATGATGCGGGGGTCCCAGTTGTCCAGGGTCCCGGCAAGGTGCGTGAAAAACACGACGGGGATGCCCGTCTTGGGCCCCAGTTCACGGTAGGCGTAGGTGACGCCACCGGCGGTGATGGTGCGTGTGGCGGCCTTCGCGTACGAGGTGACGACGGAGCCGTTCGGGGTGTCGGTGCTGCTCACGCTGGTTGTTCTCCTGGGTGGTCTTTGAGGGTCTGGCTGCCGGCGGCTCAGGAGGGAAGGGTGACGACGGCTTTGCCGCGGAGGCCGCCCTTTGCCAGCGACTCGAGCGCCTGTGGGGTCTGGGCGAAGTCGAAGACC from Arthrobacter sp. NicSoilB8 harbors:
- a CDS encoding extracellular solute-binding protein, which encodes MLKDNKASGALDSDANVKSLTQFASWKKYTDPNADGLAFTSGRVALSWVGHWTYPTYKALGSDLVSIPLPNFGKGTKTASGTFAWGMGATTKNGSAAGKFLDFLMTDQSVSTYTDANGAPPATKTALAASTLYGPGKQLQLLGDQLSKACGTEDQIGDTCVSVTRPVTAGYPVVTDQVGKAEAAIYAGKDAKAALSAAARAIDQNFADNDGYKK
- a CDS encoding extracellular solute-binding protein; the protein is MALTGCGGPGASSTGSTGATVVAGSGEGTINVWAVDGQAAENDALKKIISNFESSQSKIKVNLKLFPSDQYTKAVNSAAPGDLPDVLDFDGPTLASFVYNGKMAPLKGSVSDATLSNQTDSIKSQNTVDDAVYGVGMMNAGLALWGNKKLLDAAGVAYPTTPEKAWPLTSSREFWTSSSRWFRAASRWIFRSSTALPANGEPAVRRARSSGPAAAPCSRTTKHPERWTQMPT
- a CDS encoding LacI family DNA-binding transcriptional regulator, which codes for MANPQVQAGTGRVTRTDVARYAGVSTAVVSYVINGGPKPVAATTAARVREAIKALHYQPNATARALTIGSARLLGMIVPDSTNPYFAELTDAIAQAAGSRGYALLAANSRTDADTERQNTLNLVSRQVDAIILATVLSPSEVAAMPVQGIRRVLIDQSSAVHGIPTISTDFEQGAAIGVQHLIGHGHKDIAILVGKDIDPSRVDPRHNGWKKALHEAGLPEGPAEFTDFTRQGGYEATRRLLDLPKLPTAIFASSDLLAVGALRAIHEAGLSIPKDIAVVSFDGTSESEFSWPQLTTVRQPINRIADAVLEAALSPKNTDGKIQLLPTELIIRRSCGC
- a CDS encoding TetR/AcrR family transcriptional regulator, which translates into the protein MSLASQPVGRRERNKQQKLDRITAAASELFAEHGIEDVTTQQIADKADIGTGTLFLYAKSKGELLLLVQNALYAEALQQGRADAETIPDVLDAVMAIVQPIVECNRIQVDNGRTYLREMVFGDPEEPRHSEALSIVAQTEEATAAVLGRHEQAGAGDAATMARIVTAIMFLSMAASVNAALSIDDIVQDIRAQVGVLLSR
- a CDS encoding alkene reductase; this encodes MTTSSTLWQPFTLGKVELPHRLALAPLTRSRANPDGTPGELAAEYYGQRASLGLIITEGTQPSEDGQGYLNTPGIYTPEHIEGWRKIADTVHAGGGALFIQLMHVGRMSHPDNTPHHRRPVGPSAISAEQDIFTPTGPQKTPVPRELGAHDIQATIAGFRQAAASAIAAGADGVEIHGANGYLLHQFLSPNSNHRTDEYGGSVENRSRFVVAVARAVAEEIGAERTGIRISPAFPLGGINEGDPADVRTQYRHLVGELATLNLAYLHVHHLGDDELLRSFRDTWPAAILVVRYGREREQIADDIDAGLADIAPLGRFALANPDIVQRLRTGAPLNELDPGTLYGGGAAGYTDYPALAHA
- a CDS encoding SDR family oxidoreductase codes for the protein MPSLNGAVVLITGANGGIGTQFVHEALARGAAKVYASVRTPRTWNDERIVPLALDVTDSASIQAAVEAAPDVTVLINNAGASVPSAGILTHTDEEIRRNVETNFLGPLFVARAFAPVLSAKDEATIIDIHSALSWYAVAGIYSATKAALWSATNSLRLELAPAGVHVVGVHVAYVDTAMAAHATDPKLDPAVLVRTVFDATEAGEYEVLADDTSVQLKAGLSAPLEAVYPQLVDANA
- a CDS encoding alpha/beta hydrolase: MSSTDTPNGSVVTSYAKAATRTITAGGVTYAYRELGPKTGIPVVFFTHLAGTLDNWDPRIIEPIATNRHVITFDQRGVGASTGKVPDSIEAMADDAYTFIKALGFDTIDIFSFSMGGMIAQDLVLKHPDLVRKLVLAGTGPRGGKDIDRVVSTTYWDLLRATLTRADPKEFLFFNRNATGKRTAKAFIKRLQERTVNRDKPISTKAFQTQLKAIQKFGRSAPSDLSKLTHPTLIANGDNDRMVPSILSEDLHRRIQESELIIYPGSGHGGIFQFHDRFSPVAVEFLAHRPART